Genomic window (Vibrio gallicus):
TTGATGGATTGCTGGGCGGTTTAACCATGGTGGTTCTGGCTTCACTTGGGGTAGTCTTTTATGCCCACGGTTCACCTCATCTGGCGTATCTAAGCTGCGTGTTCGTCGTCATATTGCTGCCGTTTGTGTTATTTAATCTAGGCTACTTTGGTAAAGTGCGAAAAGTCTTTATGGGCGATGCGGGTAGCATGATGATTGGCTTTACCGTTATTTGGATCTTGATTGGTGGTACGCAACCAGCACACGGACACTACGTGATCCGCCCGGTAACCGCTTTGTGGCTGATAGCTGTGCCGCTTATCGACATGATGGCAATCATGATCCGCCGAGTTCGTAAAGGCCACTCTCCATTCCACCCCGATCGTGAGCACTTCCACCACATCATGCAGCGCATTGGATTTACGCCAAGAGAGGCATTAGTGGTGATTTGTTTAGTGCAGGTTTTTTACTCAAGCATAGGCTTACTGGGTGAATATCTAGACATTCCTGAGTACATCATGTTCTACACCATAGTCGCTTGTTTCTTGTTCCATACCTATTGGATGACGCATTCATTTAAGATGGCTAAGATTGTTAGGAAATGGAAGCGTTTGGAAGGTGAGGGTGAGCTGGCTCAGGAAATAAGCTGAGGATACCCGAGTACATACCTTTGAGTTGAACATGATTGATTTGTAGATGAAACCCTAGACGGTATTTAGCTGTTTAGGGTTTTTGTGTTTTAGGAGGGGGACGATTGGTGCATACCAGTTATGTTTTCTTAGGTGGTTGAGCTGATGAATAGCAGGAAGTAAGTACAAATCACGTTGAAAAAGGTATGAGCATTGGTATCTTGTTTGAAATGTAGTGTGATCATTTAGTCATATCTAAGTTGTATCTATGGTGTTGAGTGCACTATTTGCTACCTTAACTGTTGATTCTATGGAAGTAAGGCTAATTTATAATCGGTCTACTAGGCGCTACTATCCTATTGTGGTTGTCTATAGTACACTTTATGAATTATGGTCTTTATTAGTTAGTCTAGAGAAGTCTTTGTAAAGACAGTATTTGATAGGTAATTGCTCTCGGTTTCATCATATGAGAGTGCAAATGAAATCTAAAAGGTCAAGAACTCATCATAACTAGCGATGTTAGTTTCTAGGCCATACTAAACATAATGGGAAAAAGCATGTTGAATAATAAAGCTGTACTAATAACTGGTGGTACAGGCTCGTTTGGTAAGCAGTTCATTAAAACTATCTTAGAGCGCTATCAGGACGTAAAGAAAATCATTATCTATTCTCGCGATGAGCTTAAGCAGTTTGAAATCAAACAAAACTACCCAGCGAAAGATTTTCCACAATTACGCTTTTTTATCGGTGATGTTCGCGATCAAGCGCGTATGATTCAAGCTTGTGAAGGCGTTGACGTGATCATTCATGCTGCAGCGATCAAACAAGTCGACACTGCTGAGTACAACCCTACTGAATGTATCCGTACCAACGTTGATGGCGCAGAAAACGTGATTCAAGCAGCACTTCAGTGTGGTGTGAAAGATGTTGTTGCGTTATCTACTGATAAGGCGTGTGCTCCTATTAATCTTTATGGTGCGACCAAATTGACCTCCGATAAGTTGTTTACCGCAGCAAATAACATCAAAGGCTCAAAAGATATTCGATTTAGCGTAGTACGTTACGGTAATGTTATGGGATCTCGTGGTTCAGTAATTCCATTTTTCATGAAAAAGAGAGAAGAAGGTTTACTTCCAATTACTCATGCAGAAATGACGCGCTTTAATATTTCATTACAAGATGGCGTGAATATGGTGATGTATGCGTTGGATAACCATCTTGGCGGTGAGATATTTATTCCAAAAATCCCATCATATAAAATCATGGATATTGCAGAAGCTATTGCTCCAGGAGTTCCTACTAAAGTTGTAGGTATTCGCCCTGGTGAAAAATTGCACGAGGAAATGATCACAGATACAGACTCATTCAATACTATTGACTTAGGTAAGTATTACGCTATTTTGCCATCAGTGTCGTTTACATATAGTGAAGAAGATTATATGACGCACCATAAGGCTGAAAAAGTCCCATTTGGTTTCAAGT
Coding sequences:
- the pseB gene encoding UDP-N-acetylglucosamine 4,6-dehydratase (inverting) codes for the protein MLNNKAVLITGGTGSFGKQFIKTILERYQDVKKIIIYSRDELKQFEIKQNYPAKDFPQLRFFIGDVRDQARMIQACEGVDVIIHAAAIKQVDTAEYNPTECIRTNVDGAENVIQAALQCGVKDVVALSTDKACAPINLYGATKLTSDKLFTAANNIKGSKDIRFSVVRYGNVMGSRGSVIPFFMKKREEGLLPITHAEMTRFNISLQDGVNMVMYALDNHLGGEIFIPKIPSYKIMDIAEAIAPGVPTKVVGIRPGEKLHEEMITDTDSFNTIDLGKYYAILPSVSFTYSEEDYMTHHKAEKVPFGFKYNSGTNTDWETVEGLRDLIKEHVDPNFTV
- the wecA gene encoding UDP-N-acetylglucosamine--undecaprenyl-phosphate N-acetylglucosaminephosphotransferase gives rise to the protein MNYFDTLVELSMFFFLSLAVLYCMRKVGYAIGLVDKPNARKLHQGSVPLVGGISICITLLFFLYVNANEFLFPGLFACCISTLVIIGAVDDRFDISYKLRMGVQAVLTLVMIHYTGFKLTHIGNALGFGVWAFPDIVDTVVTLFAVIGAINAFNMVDGIDGLLGGLTMVVLASLGVVFYAHGSPHLAYLSCVFVVILLPFVLFNLGYFGKVRKVFMGDAGSMMIGFTVIWILIGGTQPAHGHYVIRPVTALWLIAVPLIDMMAIMIRRVRKGHSPFHPDREHFHHIMQRIGFTPREALVVICLVQVFYSSIGLLGEYLDIPEYIMFYTIVACFLFHTYWMTHSFKMAKIVRKWKRLEGEGELAQEIS